AAGGTAGTATGAGTACAGATTGAACATTCCTACCATGAAAGCCACAAACACTGTTACGAAAACCACCATAAATTTAAAGATGTCTTTCACTGTCCTTCCCAGAGAGATCTGCAAAGGCCCGAAGCTCTCATTGGCGGGCAGGATGTACGCAATGCGGGAAAAACTAAGCACAACGGCAATTGCGTAAAGGCCTTCGGAAATAAGCTGCGGGTCTGAGGGCATCCAGTGGATTCGAGctaggaaaaaagagagagaaatgctGCATGTGGGAACAAGTTTTATGATGTAGACTTTGcctctgttattattattacttgtgTTAAGATTTCTAAATCAAATAACAACAAAGatcctttttaattttaatgatgAATTGGAAAAAAATCTAATTGGACTATGAAGATAACACCTAAAAGTTTGTTTGTCTCTTTGTCCAGTGCAACAttagaacaaaataaaatctaagacaggaaactttttcttttaacaatgtAAACAAATATCTAATCCTTACCCATAATACCAACAACACTTGAAATTTTTTGGTCTACACTTACCAAGCTGGAAATACTGTATTTCAAAGGGTAACGTCATGTTGGACAGGCTAGTATGGTGCTTGTCAATATAACACTGGGCTGAATATGCATGCCAAAAAGCCATTAATCTGGCAGTGAAAGACGTCATAAAAATGGTGAGGATGCTAAAGTCTAGAAGGTTCCAGGGTTCTGATATGTACTCCCGGATGTCCTGGGACCAAATGTTGTTACATTCTTCCCAGATCTTCcctgtggagaaaaaaagtgaTTGGCAGTCACATTTTTGCTCTCTTATATGAAATAGTGTAATATAATCTTACCATGTACAAATGTTATTAATAAGATTTTAATAGTATTTACATCACATAGGAatttttattgctattattggTAAATCATGTTTGACATGGCTTCAGTTTGAGGGGGGGATTTTCTTGGTGACTGTGGGCAATTTTTATCATAGCAGATGTGTGAAGATTAATAAATCTTGAATTATTTTGATGTTCTTACCCTGACATGCACAACAGTGTGATAATAAGAGAATTCTGACTAAAATAATGAGAAATCCATAAGTATATTGGTTTGGGGCAAAGTGTGTTTACGCTCATGACCTATGATCCAAGATATGATGAGAATCTCCATCCAGGTGAAGGGCGTGGTCTTCATACGAAAAAGCTGTGAAGGGTAATCATGGATGGTCATGTTGGGCAGCAGTGAAGTTCCCTCAAAGCGGTCTGCTGCATTCAGGACCAGTAGGCAAAGAAATATCATGAAGGAAGCTGCATGAGCCACAAACTTCAGGAAAGGGCCACCCATAAGTTTCCCTAACTGAAGCGAGAGAcaataaacagaacaaaattTATCAAATGTAACATGTGGAACTttgcagttttaaaaacaattaaaatcacATATTTTAGATATATTTCAGTGATATATTTTATACATCAAAAGCAATATAGCAGTGCTTAAGTAAGtcataaaaactgaaacattgATAATCAGAAAAACTTCATAGGAAACTAAAAAAATCTGCGCGATCCTACATTACAAGTTCGTTAACTTAGTGTTACCAGAATTTGGTCATTTAAAGTCCAGCAACATTTGTATGGCAGATAAATGTAAGCCTAAGGTTAACTCCTTTAAGCTTGGTTAAAAGTGTCTCAGATGTTTCCTAAAAGAAAAGTCTGTTATGAGGTTatgtgcaactttttttttgtaaactaaCCTTACTTGACGGTGCTATCCAGTAAATAAAAGCCAGTATAGGCAACCCAAGAGCTACACCGAGAACAAGAAGAATCTTAACTGCTGTTGTTTGCTGGTGGAGTCGAGACAGGTTTTCATACCAGATGGAGAGGAGTTGCTGTTGGCAGTTTGGATGTGCCACAAACTGCCTCATTTGAGTTTAAAGGtatgtgttgtttgtgtgtgtgcgtgtgcatgtgtgtgttcatgcaagacaaacacagacagagacaggaagagaaaagGATTACTTTACATACTTTACATATTCAAACATGAGGTTGATGAATGAAGCaagattgattaaaaaaaaaaaaagctaaagagTGCTCATGTGCTTACCTTCTTAACCTCGTATTTTATTGCAAGTTTTAACCTAATCAGGTTTTGTCTGTTCGTGGTGTCTGAGCTACGATATGATTCTTTGTCCCCGTTTAAAATAGCCTCCACTTCCTCTGTGTTTCGACACAAATCCAGGAGCCCCACCACAAAGTCTTTACACTGCATGGACAGGTTCTTATAATCATTCTGTAACAGAGAACAGCAGCATATGCACTTTCATGAATGAGTGAAGCACATAAACAGATTGGAAAAACATCAATACGCCTACTGAGTGAACACTGTAATTACTGTACTTTGAACTCTTTCTCAGTGTTGGCCAGAACTGCAAGCTCATTGCTCAGTTCCAGTGCTGCCATCACAGGATCTTCACTGGAGAGACAGAGATATGCTGGGCTGGCTAGACCTTTATATGCATTGATGCGGGACTGTGAATGGCTGAAAGAGTCATGCCTCCGCTGCTCACTACAGGTCTTGCACTGACAGTAGTAGTCATGGGGTCGTTCTATCCGGGCTCCCTTGAGAAGAAGTATATGGACTATTTCATACTCTTGGCACTGGGAAGCCAGAATGATGGGAGTGATGTCATGAGAGAACCGTGTCCCATCCTCATCATAGGAGAAAAAGTCGTCATGCATCTCTGCCTGGCTGGGGCTGTTAGTCAGCCTTTGACCGTCTGCAAAGGCCTCATGGCTCAGTATGGCCTCTACTATGCGAATGTAACCTTTACTGATGGCTAACAGCAAAGCATCTCCTATTCTGGCGAGGTCTTTCTTCTTTAGAAGAAGTCTGGTAAGTTCTAGATGCTCATTGGCAACAGCCAGCTGCAGTGCATTCTGTCCCATGTAGTTGACACAGTTAACATTGAGATCTGGCAGCTCCTCCAGCATCCGCCTCACTTCTGGGATATTACCATATTCTGCAGCTTCTAAAAAAACTTCCTCCTTCATAGAAAGGCAAGAGGAAGAGTGAGGATGAAATGGGTAACCGGCCCCCCAAAAAGCTTGTCTCCGGGGTTTGACCACAACTTGTCTTAGCATCGTGGCTTTCTCTTCATTGCTCCATCTAAAAACAGGTAAGTGTATTTTAGTCATATGATCTTTAACACAGGGCTACAATCACAGATTTTAgctttgtaaaatgtaaaatgatttCTGTAAGCCAAAATAGACCTACCTTTTCAGCTGGTAATGCCTCCTTTGCTAAGGTAAGGTTAATAATTTCTCTCGAGGAAGATAAACAATCATTCTATTGCGTTAAAGGATCAGTTTTACCTATATTTCACAAAAAGGCTGGACAATGAGACAGCAGTGATCCAACCAGTGACTGAACAACAGTGTGCACAGTGGGTCTCTGCTGATTTATAACTCACACTAAATGTGTGACACCACCCACAGATTCATCATCTGCTCTCCTTCATTTCATGGCAGGACACTGACCATTCAGTCTCTGCTggattcaaatgtatttttaatttcgTTACTGTTAAATAATGCAAAATAGACTATACATAACACCACTTGCTGATCATGGAAAACTTAGAACGTGTTACGTCTTAACCACAGACATTAAGCTGAGGTCATACCTGATGACAGTGACTATTTTTATTGCAAATTAAATCGCCATTGTCAAAAGAGAAAATCAACTTTCTGCTCACTAATTACATTTGAATAACAAGGTTAACTGAGGAGCTAATTGCTTCAGCACAAATAACCACAATGATGACAGAAGATGACGATGTCCAGTGTATTCAGTCATAATTAGTGACATTAGTAACAAGATTTTAAGTAACTGAGCAATCCGTTAAATGCATGCAATACATGCAGAATTTGTTCTGATAGAGGGGCAGATCGTTTATGTTTTGCATGTCCTGATAAAGTATATTTGCTAATACAATATAAACTGAATATGTATCCTGCTGTTAGGCCAGGGAAGGTGAGAAAATCCTTATTTAAACCGAAGTGGTTTAAATAAGGATTTAATAAGTGAAGATGAAAATAATATTTGAAACATATTTTCTGGTGCACTTTGTTTGTTCCCTTACTATATCATCTAAAGAGCTAGATGGaggaaacaaatgaaatgaaagatttCTGTAGCATCGTAAAAGTAGCAATAACATCGCTACTATGGAAATATAACAATATCAATATCTGTCATATATAGAGAtagatatttaaagaaaaaaaaacatgcttcaCTAACCTTGAAAATACTGCTCCACCAGATGACTTATTAATTGTTTAATCTTTATGACCCAAATCTGCTTCGGTAATCGAGCTCATCCTGTAGCCTCTGGACCTTCTGTCAGAGTGGCTCTAACCCTGTGATGACTCTTGAAGCTTACAGTGCTGCATTTGCACGCCCAAAGGGCGGTTTTCCTTTGGAATTTCCTTTGGAATGGGTACTGGTGTGGGAATTATATTTAtctattatttactttattttcaatCAATCATCCCGTAAGCCCCCTAAAGCAAGATATTAAAGGACTTTGACAAACTGAGACTTTGGATCAGCAGAATCGCTCCAGCATAACAGGTTGTGACTTAAACTGTAGCCGAGGGCAAAGGGATTATTTGTAATTGCCTGAGTGCAGGATAGCAGCAATACCATCACTATACCCATATACAGTGTTTGACAAAGTAAGAGATAAAGCAGCGCCCCACTCGTCCATAAAATGGCATACACAATCTGGAAAAAGCAGATAATCCTCTTAACTTCTGTTTTTGTAAAAGATAAAAAGTAATACCAGCCCATCCTCATATTTTACAAGCCCTCCTCCAAGAGTAGATATAAAAGCtgagtaaaaacatttttagctaTCCCACACAAAgtttttaacattaaaatgtgGATAATTTTAATTTCCAAATGTTCCTGAAGGCGGCATGCACGCCTGGAGGAGTCctgcgccctctgctggacatGAGAGAAACAATCACCTCTCTTGGTTGCCAAGGAGTCGCGTCCTCGGTCGCTATCATGGAGCAAGCGTACACAAACACGGCTGTGGCCGTATCAACTTATTCGGATTTTTGTTCTCACTCTTTTACATAAGAGAATGAGGCTGTTACTGGTCAGGAGAGGTCGCAAC
The genomic region above belongs to Oreochromis aureus strain Israel breed Guangdong linkage group 14, ZZ_aureus, whole genome shotgun sequence and contains:
- the trpc6b gene encoding short transient receptor potential channel 6, which translates into the protein MLRQVVVKPRRQAFWGAGYPFHPHSSSCLSMKEEVFLEAAEYGNIPEVRRMLEELPDLNVNCVNYMGQNALQLAVANEHLELTRLLLKKKDLARIGDALLLAISKGYIRIVEAILSHEAFADGQRLTNSPSQAEMHDDFFSYDEDGTRFSHDITPIILASQCQEYEIVHILLLKGARIERPHDYYCQCKTCSEQRRHDSFSHSQSRINAYKGLASPAYLCLSSEDPVMAALELSNELAVLANTEKEFKNDYKNLSMQCKDFVVGLLDLCRNTEEVEAILNGDKESYRSSDTTNRQNLIRLKLAIKYEVKKFVAHPNCQQQLLSIWYENLSRLHQQTTAVKILLVLGVALGLPILAFIYWIAPSSKLGKLMGGPFLKFVAHAASFMIFLCLLVLNAADRFEGTSLLPNMTIHDYPSQLFRMKTTPFTWMEILIISWIIGKIWEECNNIWSQDIREYISEPWNLLDFSILTIFMTSFTARLMAFWHAYSAQCYIDKHHTSLSNMTLPFEIQYFQLARIHWMPSDPQLISEGLYAIAVVLSFSRIAYILPANESFGPLQISLGRTVKDIFKFMVVFVTVFVAFMVGMFNLYSYYLGAKHNNAFTTLEESFKTLFWAIFGLSEVKSVVIDINHKFIENVGYVLYGVYNIIMVVVLLNMLIAMFNSSFQEIEDDADVEWKFARAKLWFSYFDHSGTLPVPFNLVPSPKSVSCLLLSIKDFIWNVPPGRHKRNSRNEMELNNLRRQDNLAGEASLCPTRHQKIMNCLIKRYILKAQRDKDNDEVNEGELKDIKHDISSLRFELLEREKHDKKTLTELMGQLEEVMHVKQKEEQKHTLDMVS